A single region of the Euwallacea similis isolate ESF13 chromosome 22, ESF131.1, whole genome shotgun sequence genome encodes:
- the LOC136416332 gene encoding uncharacterized protein gives MEYKWFDNMLPKTREEGYQLALREGLLPKPPFCRSKTKGHSEPVTRFSHYSDSDTYLDRYRCPKRNKCRPDIFVSSGTWFENSRLSIQSEFIILYHYAHGSSYEQIQRACTQDVEKLLATDTISNRVRYCREMVTEAFSKMQEQMRKTGGQGVVVQIDESMFGHRKYNMGRILNGHWVLGIIKEGSQDLRCVLCPDNKRGAEVLLPIIQKHVVEGSDVWTDCWKAYDGLKNLGYSHHTVNHSKEFLAEDGTHTQRIESQWNVLKRKLKGRSIPESQFADVLCEELWRRYCRKINIDPMEVY, from the exons ATGGAATATAAATGGTTTGATAATATGTTGCCTAAAACCCGTGAAGAAGGCTATCAACTAGCTTTACGAGAAGGACTTCTTCCGAAGCCGCCATTTTGTAGAAGCAAAACAAAAGGTCATTCCGAACCAGTTACGCGTTTTTCGCATTATTCTGACTCTGACACTTATTTGGATCGATATCGATGTCCAAAACGGAATAAATGTCGACCTGACATATTCGTCTCCAGTGGCACAtggtttgaaaattctcgGCTTTCAATTCAAAGTGAATTCAT TATACTTTACCATTACGCTCACGGTTCAAGTTATGAACAAATCCAGCGAGCTTGTACACAAGATGTGGAAAAGCTGCTTGCTACAGACACAATTTCCAATCGTGTAAGATATTGTAGGGAAATGGTAACAGAAGCTTTCTCCAAAATGCAGGAACAAATGCGTAAAACTGGAGGTCAAGGTgttgtagttcag ATTGACGAGTCTATGTTTggtcatagaaaatataacatgGGAAGGATTCTTAATGGGCATTGGGTTCTAGGCATAATAAAGGAAGGATCGCAAGATTTGCGTTGTGTACTATGTCCTGACAACAAGCGTGGTGCGGAGGTTCTGCTGCCGATCATTCAGAAACATGTAGTTGAAGGATCCGATGTGTGGACTGATTGTTGGAAGGCGTATGATGGCCTTAAGAATTTGGGCTACAGTCATCATACGGTAAATCACAGCAAAGAGTTTCTTGCTGAGGATGGGACACATACACAAAGGATAGAATCTCAGTGGAACGTATTAAagcgaaaattgaaaggaCGATCTATACCGGAAAGTCAATTCGCTGATGTTCTATGTGAAGAACTCTGGCGTCGCTATTGTCGGAAAATCAATATCGACCCAATggaagtttattaa